A region of the Sporichthya brevicatena genome:
CCACGGCGCGCGAGCTCGGTGCGATGGATCCACCCGGTGGTGAGTCCGAGCCCCTCCCCCGGCTTGCTGGTCCTGCGCTGCAGCAGGTGCACCGTCCGCGCCGAGTGCGCCGGGCCCGCCTCGACCAGACCGCCGGGGGCGAGGAAGTCGGGGTCGACGCCCCAGTGCTGGAAGAACAGTTCGACGTCGGTGCTGACCGACGGCCCGTCCTGGGTCAGGAACGCGGCGACGTCGAAGCCGATCCCGCCCGCCCCCACGATCGCGACGCGGGAGCCCACGGTCACCTCGCCGCGCAGCACCTCCAGGTACCCGACGACCTTGGGGTGGTCGATGCCCTCCAGCTCGGGGATCCGCGGGTCGACGCCGGTGGCGAGGACGACCTCGTCGAACCCGGTGAGATCCGCAACCGTCGCCCGGCGACCCAGCTCCAGCCGCACGCCCGCCGCCACCAGCTCCGCCCCGAAGTAGCGCAGGGTCTCGGCGAACTCCTCCTTGCCCGGGATCCGCCGGGCCAGGTCGAACTGACCACCGATCACGTCCGCCGCGTCGTGCAGGACGACCTCGTGCCCGCGCCGGGCCGCCGTCAACGCGGCGGACATCCCGGCCGGGCCCGCCCCGACCACGGCGACGCGCTTGCGCAACGTCGTCGGCGACAGGTCGAGCAGCGTCTCGTGGCAGGCCCGGGGATTGACCAGGCACGAGGTGATGCGGCCGTCGAGCGTGTGGTCGATGCAGGCCTGGTTGCAGCCGATGCAGGTGTTGATCCGCTCCGCCTGGCCGGCCTGTGCCTTGGCGACGAAGTCGGCGTCGGCGAGCAGCGGGCGGGCCATCGACACGAGGTCGGCGACCCCGTCGGCGAGCAGGGCCTCGGCCACCTCCGGGGTGTTGATGCGGTTGCTCGCCACCACCGGGATGCCGACACCGCTGCGCAGCCGCCGGGTCACCTCGGCGAACGCGGCCCGCGGCACCGGCGTCGCGATCGTCGGGACCCGCGCCTCGTGCCAGCCGATGCCGGTGTTGAGGATGTCGACCCCCACGGCCTCGAGCTCCTTGGCGAGCTCGAGGGTCTCCGCCAGCGTCGATCCCCCGGGAACGAGGTCGAGCATCGACAGGCGGAACAGCAGCAGGAAGTCCGACCCGACCCGGGCCCGGGTGCGGCGCACGATCTCCGTCGCGAAGCGCATGCGGCCCCGGGCGTCGCCGCCCCACTCGTCGGTGCGCCGGTTGGTGCAGCCGGCGAGGAAGGTGTTGATCAGGTAGCCCTCGGAGCCCATGATCTCGACCCCGTCGTACCCCGCCTCGCGGGCCAGCTCGGCGGCCCGGGCGAAGTCGTCGACGGTGCTGTCGACCTCGTCGGTCGTCATCTCACGCGGCGTCAGGTGGTTGATGGGTGCACGGATCGCGCTCGGGGCGACAAGGTCGGCGTGCTTGGCGTACCGGCCGAAGTGCAGGATCTGCATGACGATCCGCCCACCCGTGGCGTGGACGGCGTCGGTGACGATCCGGTGGTCCCGCACGTCGTCGGCCGAGGTCATCGTCGCGCCGTGCTCCAGCGGCCGGCCGACCTCGTTCGGTGCGATGCCGCCGGTGACCATCAGCGCCACACCGCCCCGGGCGCGCTCGGCGTAGAAGGCGGCCATGCGTTCGAAGCCGCCGGGGGCCTCCTCCAGACCGAGGTGCATCGAGCCCATCAGGACCCGATTCGGCAGCGTCAGGTGGCCCAGCGTGAGCGGGGTGAACAAGTGGGGGTAACTCACGGGTGCTCCGTCTCCGTGCGGTCCGGGGTGCGCCCGGAGTCCAGGACGCCGCAGCGACCGGCCAGCGCGGCGGCCTGCACGCGGTTGGCCACGCCGACGCGCTGCAGCAGCCGCGCAACCATCCGCTTCGCGGTACGTTCCGAGACGCACAGGCGCCGGGCGATGACGAGGGTCTCGTGCCCCTCGGCGACCATCCGCCACAGTTCGAGGTCGGCGCGCCGCAGTTGGGTGAGCACCGCGTCAGCCGGTCGGCGGCGCAGCAGGCTGGCCAGCACGGCCGGGGGCGCCACAGTCCCGCCGCTGGCGATCGCGAGCAGTTGGGTCGCCACCGCCTCCGGGTCCGCGTCACGCAGCAGCACGCCGTCGGCCCCGGCGGCGAGGGCGGAGACCGCGACGTCGATCGCCTCCGCGTCGGGCGCCATGGCCGCGAAGCGGACGCTCGGGTACCGGCGCCGCGCCGTCGCCAGCGCGGTGAGCGCGTCGGGCAGACCGAGGTCGACGATCACGACCTGCGGCCGGTGACGCCGGATCAGTTCGCACGCGCGCGCCGCGCTGTCGCCCGTGCCGAGCACCGAGACCCGCCCGGCCGACGCGTCCTCGAGTGCCGCCTCCATCCCCCGGGCGAACAGCCGGTGGCGGTCGGCGATCACGACTCCGACCGTGGTGGCGGCCACGGGCGGCGCCGGGAGTTCGGCGACCGTCACGACGTCGCCTCCGCCAGCCGCGCGCGCAGCTCGCGCTTGAGGATCTTGCCGGTCGGGCCGAGCGGGAGCGCCTCCACGATCTCGACCCGCTCCGGGACCCACCAGCGCGGCAGGTGCTCCCCGAGGTGCGCCAGGACGGCGGCCACGTCCGGCTCGACGCCCGGCGGTGGCTGGACGAACAGGACCGGGCGCTCACCCCACTGGCTGTCGGGCACGCCGACCACCGCCGCCTGCGCGACGTGGGCGTGGTCCATCGCGACGTTCTCCAGCTCGACCGAGGAGATCCACTCACCGCCGGACTTGATGACGTCCTTCACCCGGTCGGTGATGCGCAGGTAGCCGTCGCGGTCGATGGAGGCGATGTCACCGGTGGGGAACCAGCCGTCGCGCAGCACCTCGGCGTCGTGGTCGAGGTAACCGCTCGCGACCCAGTGGCCGCGGACCAGCAACTCACCGGCGGCGACGCCGTCCCACGGCAGGGCCTCGCCCGCGGGGTCGGCGATCTTCCACTCCAGGCCGAACAGCGCGCGCCCCTGCGCCGCCTGAATGCGGGTGCGCTCCGCGCGGTCGAGGTTCTCCATGCCCGGCTTCAGCGCGCCGACTGCACCGAGGGGACTGGTCTCGGTCATGCCCCAGCCCTGAACCATCGTCACGCCGTGGCCGACCTCGAAGGCCTCGATCATCGACGGTGGCACCGCCGAACCACCGCAGGCGACCCGTCGCAGGGACGGGAGCTTGCGGCCGGTCTGCTCCAGGTGCGTCAGGAGGTTGTGCCAGATCGTCGGGACGCCGGCGGTGAACGTCACGCCCTCGGCGTCGAGCAGGTCCGCGAGCCGCGCCCCGTCGAGCCGGTCGGCCGGCAGGACGAGCTTCGCCCCGACCAGCGCGGTCGAGAACGGCAGGCCCCACGCGTTGACGTGGAACATCGGCACGACCGGCAGCACGGTGTCGGCGGCGCCGAGCCCGAAGGAGTCCGGCAGGCCGCCGGCCAACGCGTGCAGCACCGACGACCGATGGGAGTACAGGACGCCCTTGGGGCGGCCCGTCGTGCCGGAGGTGTAGCAGAGCCCGCTCGCGGTGCGCTCGTCGAACTCGGGCCAGTCGAAGGAGTCCGACCCGCTCGCGAGCAACTCCTCGTATCCGAGTTCCTCCGCCACCGCGCCGGCCGGGGCGAGCACGACGCGGTGCTTGATGCCGGGCAGCCGGTCGGCCAGGGCGCCGATCAGCGGGAGGAAGGGCGGGTCGAGGAGCAGGACGCCGACGCCGGCGTGCTCGAGCACGTAGACCAGCTGCTCGGGGTCCAGGCGCGGGTTGACGGTGTGACAGATCGCGCCGAGGCCGGCGATCGCGTAGGTGGCTTCGAGGTGGCGGTGGGTGTTCAGCGCCAGCGTCGCGACCCGGTCGCCGGGGCGCACGCCCAGCTCGGTGAGCGCGGTGGCGAGCCGGCGAGCCCGGTGCCCGACCTCTCCCCAGCTGGTGCGGTGCTCGCCGCCGCCGAGCTCGGCCGAGACGACCTCCCGCTCCGGGTGGTGCCGTTCGGCATGCTCCAGCACGGCGGAGAGCAGGAGCGGGCGCTCCATCATGAGAGCGTGCATGGCGAGATCCCGTCAGCTCGGTGGGGACGTCAGATGCGGCGCATCAGCCGGAGCAGGAGCGAGGCGATCCGCCCGTAGGGCGGGTGGAGCAGCTTCGTCCCGGTGAACCCGAACGCGCCGCGCTGCGTGAAGACCGCCTTGTGGTGCGAGAACGTCTCGAAGCCCTCGCGCCCGTGGTACGAACCCATGCCGCTCTCGCCGCTTCCGCCGAACGGCAGGCCGTCCTGCAGGTAGTGCAGCAGGGTGTCGTTGACCGTGACGCCGCCGCTGGTCGTGCGCTTGAGCAGCGCACGCTTGCGCCGGCCGCTGTGGGTGAACAGGTACATCGCGAGCGGCCGGGGCCGGTCGTTGATGTAGCCGATCGCCTCGTCGAGCTTGCGGTACCCGACGACCGGGAGCACCGGGCCGAAGATCTCCTCCCGGGCCAGGCGCATCGAGTCGCTGACGCCGGTGACGACGTGCAGCGGAAGCTTGCGGGACGCCGGGTTCTCCGCGTCGCCGTGCTCGGCGACGGTCACCGCGGCGCCCTGGGCGCGGGCGTCGTCGACCAGCGAGCGGAGCCGCTCGTAGTGACCGGAGTTGATGATCGCCGTCGCGTCCTCGTTGGACGTCAGCGTCGGGTAGAGGGAACGGGCGGCCGCGGTGGCGGCGCGCACGAAGCGATCCTCGGAACCCGCCGGGACGAGCACGTAGTCGGGCGCCACGCAGGTCTGACCGGCGTTGAACAGCTTGCCCCACACGATGCGCCGGGCCGCCTCCTCGATCGAGTACTTCTCGTCGACGACGACCGGACTCTTGCCGCCGAGCTCAAGCGTGACCGGCGTCAGGTTCTCCGCGGCCGCGTGCATGACGGCCCGGCCGTTCTGCGTCGACCCGGTGAACAGCAGGTGGTCCAGCGGCAGCGAGCAGAACTCACGGGCGACGTCGGCGTCCCCGCCGGTGACGTAGACCTGGTCGATGGAGAAGGCCTCGCCGAGCAGACGCGTCAGCAGCGCGGTGGTGCTCGGCGTGAACTCGCTCATCTTGATCATCGCGCGATTGCCGGCGGCGAGAGCGGCCGCGAGCGGGGCCATCGTCAGGTGGACGGGGTAGTTCCACGGCGCGACGATGCCGATGACGCCCTTGGGCTGCGCGACGACCCGGTTGCTGCCCGGCAGGAACCAGATCGACGTGCCGCGCAGCCGCGGCAGCATCCAGATGCCGACGTGGCGGCGCGCGTACCGCAACGAGTGCGCGGAGCCCACGATCTCCGCGATCTCGGTCTCGGTGCGCGAGCGGTGGCCGAAATCCTCCCGCAGCGCCTCGGCGAGCGGGACACGGTTGCGCAGGACCAGGTCCTCGAGCTTGCGCAGGTCCTTGCGGCGCTGCCGCAGGGACGGCGGCCCGGCCGCCTGGAAGGCCGCGCGCTGCCGGTCCAGGACCGCCTTGAGCTCGGCCGCCCCCGGCGCCGCCGGGACCAGCTGATGCTCCGTCACCTCGGCGGCGGACCCGGCGGGAGGCTTGGCGGACGGCGGGGTGAGAACGTCGGTCACGGGAAGTGCCTCCTCAGGCCCGGCTGGCCCAGTGATTGAGGGAGTAGGAGTGCGGGTACGCCATCGCGATCCGCGTGGTCAGACGGGACGTGCCGATCGCGAGGTCGACGAGCTTCGGGATGCGGGCGGTCTCGAACCACCACAGGTCGTTGAACCACCGGATCGGCTTGAGCGCCTTCACGACGGCGTCGTGCGGGTCGTGCCCACGGATCAGCGCCTCGGCCGCGACGACGCCGCCGATCGCACCGCCGAGGATGCCGTCCGCGTAGTACGCGATGGCCCCCGGTGTCGCGAGGCGCCGCAGCTCCAGCGTCCCCGGCGCCGAGCGCTTCGGCGCCCCGAAGGCCGGTGCGGGGGCGAGGCCACCGAAGCAGGTCTCCTCCAGGTCGACGGGCTCCAGCCCGACCGCCTCGGCAATGCCGAGCACCTCCTCACGGAGGGCGGCCACCTCACGGGCCTTGTCGATCTTC
Encoded here:
- a CDS encoding long-chain fatty acid--CoA ligase gives rise to the protein MHALMMERPLLLSAVLEHAERHHPEREVVSAELGGGEHRTSWGEVGHRARRLATALTELGVRPGDRVATLALNTHRHLEATYAIAGLGAICHTVNPRLDPEQLVYVLEHAGVGVLLLDPPFLPLIGALADRLPGIKHRVVLAPAGAVAEELGYEELLASGSDSFDWPEFDERTASGLCYTSGTTGRPKGVLYSHRSSVLHALAGGLPDSFGLGAADTVLPVVPMFHVNAWGLPFSTALVGAKLVLPADRLDGARLADLLDAEGVTFTAGVPTIWHNLLTHLEQTGRKLPSLRRVACGGSAVPPSMIEAFEVGHGVTMVQGWGMTETSPLGAVGALKPGMENLDRAERTRIQAAQGRALFGLEWKIADPAGEALPWDGVAAGELLVRGHWVASGYLDHDAEVLRDGWFPTGDIASIDRDGYLRITDRVKDVIKSGGEWISSVELENVAMDHAHVAQAAVVGVPDSQWGERPVLFVQPPPGVEPDVAAVLAHLGEHLPRWWVPERVEIVEALPLGPTGKILKRELRARLAEATS
- a CDS encoding coniferyl aldehyde dehydrogenase, with the translated sequence MTDVLTPPSAKPPAGSAAEVTEHQLVPAAPGAAELKAVLDRQRAAFQAAGPPSLRQRRKDLRKLEDLVLRNRVPLAEALREDFGHRSRTETEIAEIVGSAHSLRYARRHVGIWMLPRLRGTSIWFLPGSNRVVAQPKGVIGIVAPWNYPVHLTMAPLAAALAAGNRAMIKMSEFTPSTTALLTRLLGEAFSIDQVYVTGGDADVAREFCSLPLDHLLFTGSTQNGRAVMHAAAENLTPVTLELGGKSPVVVDEKYSIEEAARRIVWGKLFNAGQTCVAPDYVLVPAGSEDRFVRAATAAARSLYPTLTSNEDATAIINSGHYERLRSLVDDARAQGAAVTVAEHGDAENPASRKLPLHVVTGVSDSMRLAREEIFGPVLPVVGYRKLDEAIGYINDRPRPLAMYLFTHSGRRKRALLKRTTSGGVTVNDTLLHYLQDGLPFGGSGESGMGSYHGREGFETFSHHKAVFTQRGAFGFTGTKLLHPPYGRIASLLLRLMRRI
- a CDS encoding response regulator transcription factor; the protein is MTVAELPAPPVAATTVGVVIADRHRLFARGMEAALEDASAGRVSVLGTGDSAARACELIRRHRPQVVIVDLGLPDALTALATARRRYPSVRFAAMAPDAEAIDVAVSALAAGADGVLLRDADPEAVATQLLAIASGGTVAPPAVLASLLRRRPADAVLTQLRRADLELWRMVAEGHETLVIARRLCVSERTAKRMVARLLQRVGVANRVQAAALAGRCGVLDSGRTPDRTETEHP
- a CDS encoding NADPH-dependent 2,4-dienoyl-CoA reductase, with translation MSYPHLFTPLTLGHLTLPNRVLMGSMHLGLEEAPGGFERMAAFYAERARGGVALMVTGGIAPNEVGRPLEHGATMTSADDVRDHRIVTDAVHATGGRIVMQILHFGRYAKHADLVAPSAIRAPINHLTPREMTTDEVDSTVDDFARAAELAREAGYDGVEIMGSEGYLINTFLAGCTNRRTDEWGGDARGRMRFATEIVRRTRARVGSDFLLLFRLSMLDLVPGGSTLAETLELAKELEAVGVDILNTGIGWHEARVPTIATPVPRAAFAEVTRRLRSGVGIPVVASNRINTPEVAEALLADGVADLVSMARPLLADADFVAKAQAGQAERINTCIGCNQACIDHTLDGRITSCLVNPRACHETLLDLSPTTLRKRVAVVGAGPAGMSAALTAARRGHEVVLHDAADVIGGQFDLARRIPGKEEFAETLRYFGAELVAAGVRLELGRRATVADLTGFDEVVLATGVDPRIPELEGIDHPKVVGYLEVLRGEVTVGSRVAIVGAGGIGFDVAAFLTQDGPSVSTDVELFFQHWGVDPDFLAPGGLVEAGPAHSARTVHLLQRRTSKPGEGLGLTTGWIHRTELARRGVRMVAGVTYRRVDDEGLHIETGNGPLTLEVDHVVICAGQVPRRDLYDDLVAAGVSVHLIGGADVAAELDAKRAIAQGTTLAAAL